TACAAAAGATCAAGATCTTCTTAGCTTCTTCTGCCGAACTTGAGGAAGAAAGACAGATTCTGAAACAGTTATTTTATGATGAAACCAAAAAATATATAAATAAAAATATTTTCCTCGATCTGGTGATCTGGGAAGATATAAAGCTCGCTTTTTATGGAGATAGTATACAGGACTATTTCAATGAAAAGATGCTGAAATGTGACGTGGTTATATTCTTGTTTTGGAAAAAAGTTGGTGACTTCACGAAAGAAGAATTTGACCTGGCTTACAAGAATTTTAAAGAAGGCAAAAAGCCTTATTATTTGTATGTTTACTTCAAATCTGGAAAAGTGGATATCGATGAGATTGATGAAGAGATTTTAAAAATACGCGATTTAAAGAAAGAAATCGCAGAAGCGGAGCAGATTTATAACGAGTTCAAATCAAAAGAAGATTTGATATTGCAGCTAAAGAAGCAGTTGGATTTGATTATTCCTGAAATTGGTTCTTAGAAGACTGCAAGACTCAACTAACCACAACTAAAAGAACACTTCGAGGTTATTAAACCATGAATTCGGAAAAATTTGATTACGGAGAATGGGCAACCGTCATTTTTTTCATTCTCTTTTTTCTGGTTTTTGCATTAAGCTTCACTCGCCCCAAGAAGCACGCGTGATTGGCGCTCATTTGGCGCTTTTGCCGCTTTTATCGTGGTGCTATTCGTCGAAATGTATGGCTTCCCATTAACCATCTATTTGCTGGCCGGCTGGCTGGAAAACCAGTTTCCCGATATTGAACTGTTCAAGCATGCAACGGGTCATTTATGGCATACGATTTTTAATTTAGCGGGTAATCCCCATTCTCACCTAATTGACTCCATTTCCACGGTCCTGATTTTGGGCGGATTGGCCGTACTTGGATTTGCATGGAAAGTACTCTATAAGGCACAGCAAACTCACTCCATTGCAAATACCGGCCTCTACTCCCTGGTTCGACACCCGCAATACATCGCATTTATTGCCATCATGTTGGGCTATTTACTAACCTGGCCGACCGGCCTTACCCTGATCATGTTTCCGATTCTGGTTACCGCGAATCCGCCGTGGCGTCAAGCAATCTTAATGCGACAAAATTATTTCAGAATCTAATTGCAAACCGTTGGCATTTTTAATATTTTGTCGTTTACGCGAAAGCAAAAGGAGATGTGTTATGTTTAGAATCCTAGCCCTATTTATTAAAAAGATACTCCCTTTCTTGTTGTTTGTGGGGTTGCCAATAGTCTGTTTGGCTCAGGCCGACAAGAGCGGGGCAAGCCAAACCGTGCAATCGGATCCACCATTCTCGGGCACCATCTTCATCGATCCGGACATCATCACCTCGTCGGATACGAGCACATTCCAGGGCGTGTCGTATTCCGGGCGCGGTTTCCGAACCATGTCGACCGACGGGTCAATAGCTGTATTACCCTCAATGCATTCCTGTTCGACGCAAGTTTTGACGACGGGCTGACCGCCGAGATTCAGGTCAATCCGGAATTCGATAGTTCATCCGCGGCATTGGTGGAGGCGAAGAAGTACGGTTGGGTCATCGGTCAATTGCCGACCGCGCTTCGGGCCGATGTGCAAACTGTCTGGATTCACAAAGGCACCGAGCCGTTCGGAGGCGGGAACAATAATCTGCTCATCCATATTGGCCAGGCCGACCTCTATGTAAATGACGGTATTCTCGAGGAGACATTCGTTCACGAGGCGGCGCACACATCACTGGATGCGGCTCATGCTGCCTCAGCCGGTTGGCTCGCCGCCCAGGCTGCCGATGCCGAATTCATCTCCACCTACGCACGCGATTTTAACACTCGCGAAGATATTGCCGAGAGTTTCCTGCCCTATTTGGCTGTACGTTTCCGTTCGGATCGGATCTCCCAGACACTTAAAAACACCATAGAGCAGACCATCCCCAACCGGATTTCCTACTTTGATAACCAATCATTCGATATGTACCCGATTTCCGAGTCGACCACCAGCGTACTTGATCCCCTTGCATCCGGTCCACCCAAAACCTTCGTGCTTTTTCAAAATTATCCTAATCCGTTTAATCCGTCAACAATCATTTCGTATTCAATCCTTAAACCCGGTTTTGTTACGCTAAAAATTTATGATATTCTCGGCAGAGAAATTCAAACGCTGGTCAGTGAATTTCGAAAAGCAAATACGTATTCTGTTGATTTTGATGCAAGAGAACTAGCCAGTGGTATTTATTTCTATAATCTGCAAGTCGGCAATAATTTCGCAGAAAGGAAAAAAATGTTGCTGATGCGTTGAGCGGGGGGGTGCCACATAACATAATTAAGTGGGATTGTCAAAAAGTATGGGTCGTAATTTTAAGTCAGTGCCCAAGAACTGAAATGACGTTACAACGCACTTTTGCGCAACTTATTATAATCGGTATATCGCTAAAACAACGGTTTGATTGGGCTGGAAATTGTTATTAGTTTTGTCAATATTCAATATAAATAAATTAGCATAAAAGGATGAAAGTATGATAAAACATGTTTCAAAATTTGTATTTGGTTCAATATTGTTTTTCACCTTTTTAAGCGTGAATGCCCAGGAAAACCTTGAAGATATAGCAATAGGGTTTTATAGAACCATACACTCGGAAATAATGAATGAAGACAGACTTTTATATGTTCATTTACCTGAAGGCTATGATGATTCAACTGAATCTTATCCCGTTGTTTTTCAACTATACGCCCATTTTCTTTATGCCTATTTTTTACCAACGGTGAGATCGGTTGAAAGGTTTGGTAAGCATGGGAAAACCCCCAAAATGATCGTAGTTGGGATCAAGAATTTTGAATTCAGGTATAGAGATTTATTACCTGAAGACCATTATGGCGCGAAAAGTGAAATTGATCATTTCCTGCGTTTTATTAAAGATGAATTAATACCGTTTGTGGATAGGAATTATCGCACCAAAAACTATCGAATTTTATCCGGTCCCCAGGCTGGCGCCTCTTTTGGGATCGTTGCAATGGCAAAACATCCGGATCTGTTTAATGCCTTAATTTTAAGCAATCCCTTTTGGATAGAATCTTCTCGAAAGACTTTAATAAACCTTTTTTCTAATGCCATAAAACATTATAACTATTCAGAAAAATCGTTAATGATTTCTTATGATATCGAAGAAGATCCTGACGCTATTACCACTTTGAATGAATTTTCAAAACTTCTGAAAACTGCAGGCAATAATTCACCTAAATATTTCTTACACCAATTGGCGCCGGATTTTGATCTTTCTGTGAGTGTGAATTTTGATAAAGGGTTGAGACACTTATTTAAGGACTATGAATTTCCCGCTAAAGAAAAAGGCCAAAATTTGGACAAAATAAAACATTATTATAAGAACTTATCCCAAGAAATGGGTTTGTCTATAAAAATTTCGGAACTTACACTCGTTTTTGAGGGTGATAAATTTACTCATGTTAAGAACTATACGGATGCCCTGGAAATTTATCGGTTTATGCTCGAGGGATATCCTAATTCTGTGATGGCTTTTGACAGATTAGGGGATGTTTATAATAAAACCGGTAAATATGATTTAGCTATTAAATACTATGAAAATTTCTTAAAATGCAGCCTGGAAATCCAAGAGTTAAAGGAATTATTGAGAAAATAGGTAACCAGTAATTTGATTTGTAATATCGGATGAAATAAAGATTTTTTCATGACTAAATTTGTTGGTTTTTGCAGGATTGAAATTTTGGATGAGCATAAAGGAATAACATTCCCAATGTTGGTAATGTATCCAACCTGCACTCCCGCAAAACCTGTCACATTTGGACCGTTTTCTTTAGATGTTGCCATTGAAGCACCCGTTGAAGATGGCAGCTTTCCTTTAGTAATGATTTCTCATGGTTCCGGTGGTTCTTATTTAACTCATCGGACACTCGGAGCAAATTTGGCGAAGAATGGCTTTGTTGTGTGTATGCCTGAGCACCCGTTTAATAATCGTAATAATAATGAATGGCAATATACCCTTGAGAATTTGACTCATAGGCCAAGGCATATCCGGTTGGCTATCGACCAGGTTCTTTCTCATGACAAATTAAAAAATCACCTGGCTTCGGATAGGGTAGCCATAATTGGTCATTCTGTTGGTGGATATACTGCATTGGCTGTTGCAGGTGGTGTTCCTCATACTCAATTTATAGTTGAATTTTGTCAAAGAAGTGAGAACCAAGATTTACTATTTTGCACGATAGTGAGAAGAAATGAACTAAAGCCCCAAAAAATTGCAGGGGCAGCGGATAGCCGAATAAAAGCAGTCGTGCTGTTTGCACCAGATGTTAGCCTGTTTATGTCTGATGGAGCATTGAGTAATGTTAATGTTCCGGTTTTATTGCTTGTTGCTGAAAAGGAAGATACACCGCTTGAGACGGCTGAAATCGTCATGAATGGTCTTCCTGATAGCTCGCAGCTCAGTTACAGAATGGTTGAAAATGCCGGACACTATTCTTTCCTTAGCCCATTTCCCGAATCTATAAAAAACAGGTTGGGTGGCGCTGCAAGGGATCCGGCAGGCTTCGATCGGGATAGATTTCATGAAGAACTGAATTTGGAAGTATTAGACTTTCTACAGAGAGCGTTAGAGGTTGATCATTAAGATATTAATCCTTTTATATAGTAAAAAGCTTGAATTTTGAGTCAAGTTTTTTTGCGATGAAATAAAATTACTTTGATTTAAAATTCGAAATCCTAAATTCTAGACAATATCGAAAATTCGAATGTACAAAATAAAACAGGGCAAAACTGATTTACTCTCCTCAATAGGTTCCTTCGTTTTGTTTGGTGTATTTGGAATTTGATCATTGGAATTTGTTTAGGATTTCGATATTAGTATTTCAAGTTTATTAAGCATGTTTTTCTTTTGTCGGTTTGAGGCGAAGCTTCGCTAGCATTTGGCATGGTTCAAATAAATTCAGCCCACCGTTAACACGTATTTTGATGAATGAAGCTGAATTGTATCGGTCGAATAAACTAAAGTTTAACCTTAACAAAATGGTACCATAAAAGATGGGATTTTGAGAAACAAATGAGCGAAAAGCAACAGCCTTTCTATTCAGAGCAAAATAGCCGACGCGATGAAATCAACATTTATCGGATCGATGATGCGCTCTTAGAAACCTATCACACAAGACCACGTGAGCCGCACAGGAATAACTATCAAGCGATAATCTGGATTAATACAGGCCGCGGGACACATTTGATCGACGACCAACTTTATGATGTTGAACCGAACACGTTTATGTTGGTCACCAAAGACCAGATGCACGCGTTTAATCCTAAGTCCGGTACATTAGGATGCGGTATACGGTTTTCCGACAGCTTTCTGGATTCTGCAACTTATCATTCAACGAGTAAGTACAGCCTTTTCAATAACCTGACCGTCAACTCAGTACTTAAGGTGAATGAAACGGAAAAGCCTTCTTTCGAAACGTTAATTCTTCAGCTTATAAATGAATATGAAAAAGAAGATGAATCCGGCAAATTTAATATTATTCAACATTTACTGGAAGCTTTGATCATCAAGCTGGATCAATTTAAAAAAAAGCAATTTACCAGGCAATACGACACGAACAATTCGACCTACCTGATATTTCAAGAATTTAACTTTGAGTTAGAAAAATATTTCAAAACTTATCATGATGTTTCAAGTTATTCCGGAAGGCTAAATATTTCTAACAGAAAACTGTCTGATGTCCTTAAATTATTTGTGGGGAAATCCACCGTCGAAGTGATACAAGAAAGAATTGTAGCGGAAGCAAAAAGAGCTCTTATGTATTCCGGTCAAACTATCCAGGAAATCGCATTTGAATTAGGGTTCGATGACCCCTACTATTTTAGTAAAGTATTTAAGAAAGTCACCGGCCAGGCTCCTAAAGCTTTTAGAGATAAACTGCAGAAATTTACATGATTTTTACGGTTTGTTGCATTGTCAAAAGGGTGCAAAAACATTAACTTCTCTCTATCAATTTCAGTCTAGACTCATTTAATTTATAACTCAAATTTAAGGAGAGGCAAAAATGAGAAAGATTATTAGTACCTTAATCCTGGTCGCAGCGGTTTTTTCTACTGCGGCGTTTAGCCAGAATGCTTCCTATAAGGCCATAAAGGTTGCCGATGGGGTTTACAGTTTTGGTGGCGGCCCATGGTCTTACTATTCCATGTTCGTTGTTGCCGATGATGGCGTTTTCGTCGCCGATCCGGTTAACGCGGATCTTGCTGCAGCCATGATGCGGGAGATCAAAAAGATCACGGACAAACCCATTCGATACATGGTCTACAGTCACAACCATTGGGATCATGTTTCGGGCGGTAAAATCTTTAAAGATGCCGGCGCAGTTGTTATTGGCCATGCTGAAAACAAGAAAAATCTGAAGCCGAATCCACAGGTTGTTGTGCCGGATTTGACCTGGGATGGAAATCGTTATGATGTCGTGATTGGCAATAAAACAATCGAGCTGCATTACTATGGTGAGAATCACGGCAGCGGCATGACCGTAATGCTCCTGCCAAAGGAAAAGGTCATGTTCACAGCAGACCTCGTGGTGCCAAAGCGGCTTGGCTTCATGTTTCTGCCCGATTTTTCTGTTAGTGGTTGGATCCGAACGTTGAAAGAAATGGAAAAGCTTGACTTTACAGTTGCGTTGTTTGCTCACGATCATCCCAAAGGCACCAGGCAAGACCTGATTTCGCAAAGGGAATACCTGGAAGACTTAACCAAAGCCGTGCAGCAAGCCATGCAAAGTGGAGATATGATGCTGCAAAGTCTTTCGCTGCCAAAATATAAAGATTGGGCACATTATAACGATTGGTTGGGCCTGAACGGCGCGGCCGTAATGTTAGAAATGATGATGGGTCTCTAAGACGGCAGCGTTTTTCCGGATAAGAATTCAGACGGGAAATCTCCATTTCCAGACGGAAGTGGAGATTTTCTATTTTCGCTATTGACTTACAGACGCGAGAAATCTCCAACAAATCGTTGTACCTGAACGCTTACCTCTTCGTTTTTTTAACCATACCATGTCCGCGAAGTCACATTTATTTGTGGCAAACCTCACTGGCCCGGCACCCGGGTAAACTCAAGCGTTATTCATTTATCAGAAATCTGATACTGTATCAAATTTCTGATAAATACAGAGACTTAGAAACATAAAAACATCTTATCAAGAAATGGTTTTAGTTGATTTTTATATGGATAAATCATTTTGAATACGCGACTGCTAAGTGTATTATGACTTAATCTATCTGGCAAGGTTTTTGTTCTCCTTAATGTACATGAAATCACAATAAATCATTTAAGAAAAGAAACTTTTGAAATGAACAGAAATCTGTTAATGAAATGGTTTGATTTAAAAATGGGTTTGATCTTTTTGGTTTTAGTTGTCAATGCCTGTCAAAAAGGACCCAATGAACCGTCCGAAATAAAAATGCAAGACTTTTATCAGACCTGGGTTCATTCTTACGAAGAAAACTCTACTGATACCAGCGATGTATATCGGCCCGAGAGTTATAAAGAATTCCAGCCTTCCAGGTTCCGCAGGATATACATATTTGAGGAAGACGGTACTTGTCAATGGTTAGTCCTGCACCCGGCTGACGCACATTACATCGAATCAGGCACATGGCTAACTTCCGGGAAAGACAATCGGGAAATATTGCTTTATGACGCTAATGGACAATACCAAAAATCAATATCATTCAGAATCCAAACACTCCAAAAAGCTCTGTTGGAGATTACTGCTATTGAATAGAGGGGTTTTCACATTTGAATTGGGCGGCCAATAAATGCTTAATTGTCTAAACAAAGTTGAGAAAACCCAATGCAGTAACCGCTGGGTTCAACCGTTACAATGAAGGGATAGAGAAATGAAAAAAATACTGGTTTTGTTTGTTATCACAGCAGTCGCTATTGGTATCTATTCATGTGATGATGGCGGCAATCT
The nucleotide sequence above comes from candidate division KSB1 bacterium. Encoded proteins:
- a CDS encoding dienelactone hydrolase family protein, with product MTKFVGFCRIEILDEHKGITFPMLVMYPTCTPAKPVTFGPFSLDVAIEAPVEDGSFPLVMISHGSGGSYLTHRTLGANLAKNGFVVCMPEHPFNNRNNNEWQYTLENLTHRPRHIRLAIDQVLSHDKLKNHLASDRVAIIGHSVGGYTALAVAGGVPHTQFIVEFCQRSENQDLLFCTIVRRNELKPQKIAGAADSRIKAVVLFAPDVSLFMSDGALSNVNVPVLLLVAEKEDTPLETAEIVMNGLPDSSQLSYRMVENAGHYSFLSPFPESIKNRLGGAARDPAGFDRDRFHEELNLEVLDFLQRALEVDH
- a CDS encoding T9SS type A sorting domain-containing protein translates to MYPISESTTSVLDPLASGPPKTFVLFQNYPNPFNPSTIISYSILKPGFVTLKIYDILGREIQTLVSEFRKANTYSVDFDARELASGIYFYNLQVGNNFAERKKMLLMR
- a CDS encoding helix-turn-helix domain-containing protein, whose amino-acid sequence is MSEKQQPFYSEQNSRRDEINIYRIDDALLETYHTRPREPHRNNYQAIIWINTGRGTHLIDDQLYDVEPNTFMLVTKDQMHAFNPKSGTLGCGIRFSDSFLDSATYHSTSKYSLFNNLTVNSVLKVNETEKPSFETLILQLINEYEKEDESGKFNIIQHLLEALIIKLDQFKKKQFTRQYDTNNSTYLIFQEFNFELEKYFKTYHDVSSYSGRLNISNRKLSDVLKLFVGKSTVEVIQERIVAEAKRALMYSGQTIQEIAFELGFDDPYYFSKVFKKVTGQAPKAFRDKLQKFT
- a CDS encoding MBL fold metallo-hydrolase, producing MRKIISTLILVAAVFSTAAFSQNASYKAIKVADGVYSFGGGPWSYYSMFVVADDGVFVADPVNADLAAAMMREIKKITDKPIRYMVYSHNHWDHVSGGKIFKDAGAVVIGHAENKKNLKPNPQVVVPDLTWDGNRYDVVIGNKTIELHYYGENHGSGMTVMLLPKEKVMFTADLVVPKRLGFMFLPDFSVSGWIRTLKEMEKLDFTVALFAHDHPKGTRQDLISQREYLEDLTKAVQQAMQSGDMMLQSLSLPKYKDWAHYNDWLGLNGAAVMLEMMMGL